A window from Pseudobutyrivibrio ruminis HUN009 encodes these proteins:
- a CDS encoding glucose 1-dehydrogenase — protein MEKKYFDLSGQVALITGCSSGLGVQMAKALAAQGCNIVAVARRQNLIEEVAKEISDTFGVKAIGVPCDITDTEKVNAAVDTVLKEFGRIDILINNAGTGSGATPAEDVEDAQFEGEVAIDLTGSFKMARAIAKKAMIPAGYGRIINIASMYGLVGNNIAPAAAYHAAKGGVVNLTRALASEWGNKGITVNAICPGYFETPLTKETLDSEFFQQYAKTMIPLNRYGKEGELDTAAIFLASPASTYVNGVILPVDGGYTCM, from the coding sequence ATGGAAAAAAAGTATTTTGATTTATCAGGTCAAGTAGCGCTTATTACAGGGTGCTCATCAGGTCTTGGCGTACAGATGGCCAAGGCATTGGCAGCGCAGGGATGTAATATAGTAGCAGTTGCCCGCCGCCAGAATCTTATCGAAGAGGTGGCAAAAGAGATTTCTGACACATTTGGCGTAAAGGCTATAGGAGTACCTTGCGACATTACAGATACTGAGAAAGTAAATGCCGCAGTAGATACAGTCCTTAAAGAGTTTGGCAGAATTGATATTTTAATTAATAATGCTGGTACAGGTTCAGGTGCTACACCAGCCGAAGATGTTGAAGATGCTCAATTTGAAGGAGAAGTAGCCATTGATTTAACAGGCAGCTTTAAGATGGCTAGAGCGATTGCTAAAAAGGCTATGATTCCTGCCGGATATGGACGTATTATCAACATTGCCTCCATGTATGGATTGGTTGGAAATAATATTGCTCCAGCTGCTGCTTATCATGCCGCAAAGGGTGGTGTTGTAAATCTTACAAGGGCCCTTGCTTCTGAGTGGGGAAATAAAGGAATTACAGTTAATGCTATCTGCCCAGGATACTTTGAAACACCACTTACAAAAGAGACATTGGATAGTGAGTTTTTCCAGCAATATGCAAAGACAATGATTCCTCTTAATAGATATGGTAAAGAGGGCGAGCTTGATACAGCAGCGATTTTCCTTGCTTCTCCAGCAAGTACATATGTAAACGGCGTTATTCTTCCAGTTGATGGTGGATATACATGTATGTAA
- a CDS encoding ABC transporter substrate-binding protein — translation MKKKILASVLASVMVLSMVGCGTDAAAQKEAETATTTETTEETTEDANQTYNVGVIQLVQHPALDTATEGFSDALKEKLGDQVEINVQNASGDTATCATIANSFVSDNVDLIMANATPAMQASSTATNSIPIVATSITDYGTALGIKDWEGTTGINVTGTSDLAPLDGQAEMLNELFPDAKEVGIIYCSGEDNSLYQANQITTYLEEYGYNVTAYTFSDSADVATVVQTACGESDVLYVPTDNVAASCAETINNVALTAGVPIIAGEEGICKGCGIATLSISYYDIGYAAGLMAYEILVNGQDPATYEIQYATDFTKEYNPVIAEELGIELPDDYVAIEMEEEAE, via the coding sequence ATGAAGAAGAAAATACTTGCATCAGTTTTGGCGTCAGTAATGGTTCTTAGCATGGTTGGTTGCGGTACAGATGCAGCCGCTCAGAAGGAAGCAGAAACAGCCACAACAACCGAAACTACAGAGGAAACTACAGAAGATGCTAATCAGACATACAATGTAGGAGTAATTCAGTTAGTACAGCATCCAGCCCTTGATACAGCTACAGAGGGATTTTCAGATGCTTTAAAAGAAAAACTTGGGGATCAAGTAGAAATCAACGTACAGAATGCATCTGGCGATACAGCAACATGTGCTACAATTGCCAATTCATTTGTTTCAGATAATGTTGATTTGATTATGGCAAATGCTACACCTGCTATGCAGGCTAGCTCAACAGCTACAAACTCTATTCCTATCGTAGCTACATCTATTACAGATTACGGAACAGCACTTGGAATTAAGGATTGGGAAGGCACAACAGGAATCAACGTAACTGGTACATCTGATTTAGCTCCACTTGATGGACAGGCAGAAATGTTAAATGAACTTTTCCCAGATGCAAAAGAAGTAGGAATTATCTATTGCTCTGGTGAGGATAACTCATTATATCAGGCAAATCAGATTACTACATATCTTGAGGAATATGGATACAATGTAACAGCATACACATTCTCTGACTCAGCAGACGTTGCAACAGTAGTACAGACAGCTTGCGGAGAGAGCGACGTGTTGTATGTTCCTACAGATAATGTTGCTGCAAGCTGCGCAGAGACAATCAACAATGTAGCACTTACAGCAGGTGTTCCTATCATCGCTGGTGAGGAAGGAATCTGTAAGGGATGCGGTATCGCAACACTTTCTATTTCGTACTATGACATTGGATATGCTGCAGGTCTTATGGCTTACGAAATCCTCGTTAATGGACAGGATCCAGCAACATATGAGATTCAGTACGCTACGGATTTTACAAAGGAATACAATCCAGTAATTGCAGAAGAACTTGGAATTGAGCTTCCAGATGATTATGTTGCAATTGAAATGGAAGAAGAGGCTGAATAA
- a CDS encoding ABC transporter permease — protein MGIETLIAGMPGTVAQGIIYGIMALGIYITFKLLNFADLSVDGSFATGGAVAAMVIISGHSWVLALVLALIAGALAGLITGVLHTVLGIPDILAGILTQLALYSINLRIAKNQPNTPISVDKYNLAVSLRYKTDALMTVFVIAVIIIAIMYWFFGTEMGSALRATGTNPAMAKAQGINVNVMKALGLVVSNSLVAFAGALFAQFNGNADVNMGRGAIVIGLASIIIGDVLCNAFFKKKSTFWLALGFVIVGGILYYIFIAFVLWLKMPANDMKLFTAIIVAIFLAVPYLKNKMNSSFFKAAKRGGKR, from the coding sequence ATGGGAATTGAAACATTAATAGCAGGAATGCCTGGAACAGTTGCACAGGGAATAATATATGGAATAATGGCGCTGGGCATTTATATTACATTTAAATTATTAAATTTTGCGGATCTATCTGTAGATGGTTCCTTTGCTACAGGAGGAGCTGTTGCAGCAATGGTAATTATATCTGGTCACTCATGGGTGCTTGCATTAGTCCTAGCTTTGATTGCAGGAGCCTTAGCAGGATTGATTACAGGCGTATTGCATACAGTCCTTGGAATCCCTGATATTTTGGCGGGAATCCTAACCCAACTGGCACTATATTCAATCAACTTAAGAATTGCAAAAAATCAGCCAAATACTCCTATTTCAGTTGATAAGTACAACTTGGCTGTTTCACTTAGATATAAAACAGATGCTCTAATGACAGTATTTGTTATTGCTGTAATCATAATAGCTATCATGTACTGGTTTTTTGGAACAGAAATGGGTTCAGCGCTTCGTGCTACAGGAACAAACCCAGCTATGGCAAAAGCACAAGGCATTAACGTAAATGTTATGAAGGCATTAGGCTTGGTGGTATCTAACTCATTAGTAGCCTTCGCAGGCGCTTTATTTGCTCAGTTCAATGGTAATGCCGATGTAAATATGGGTAGAGGTGCAATCGTAATAGGCCTTGCATCCATTATTATAGGCGATGTTTTATGCAATGCATTTTTCAAGAAAAAGAGCACATTTTGGCTTGCTCTTGGCTTTGTAATTGTAGGCGGTATTCTTTACTACATTTTTATTGCATTCGTATTGTGGCTCAAGATGCCAGCAAACGACATGAAGCTGTTCACAGCCATAATCGTTGCTATATTCCTTGCTGTGCCATATTTAAAGAACAAAATGAATAGCTCCTTCTTTAAGGCGGCAAAAAGAGGAGGTAAACGATAA
- a CDS encoding ABC transporter ATP-binding protein: MLNANKIRKTFNAGTINEKVALSGASLYLEEGEFCTVIGGNGAGKSTFLNAIAGVWPVDAGSISIDGVDVTGLPEHKRARYLGRVFQDPMTGTAANMQIDENMALAARRGKARGLGWGVTKSERERYHEMLKQLDLGLEDRLTAKVGLLSGGQRQALTLLMATIQKPKVLLLDEHTAALDPKTAAKVLEITDMLIKENNLTAMMVTHNMRDAIHYGNRLIMMNEGRVILNISGEEKKNLTIEDLLHKFEEVSGTEFTNDTEILSK; this comes from the coding sequence ATGCTTAATGCTAATAAAATCAGAAAAACTTTTAATGCGGGAACTATAAATGAAAAAGTGGCATTATCAGGCGCATCTCTTTATTTAGAGGAAGGTGAATTTTGCACAGTTATTGGTGGAAATGGTGCGGGAAAATCCACATTTCTTAATGCCATTGCAGGCGTATGGCCAGTAGACGCAGGTTCTATATCAATAGATGGTGTAGATGTAACTGGACTTCCAGAGCATAAGCGTGCTCGCTATTTGGGAAGAGTTTTCCAGGATCCTATGACAGGAACTGCAGCAAATATGCAGATTGATGAAAATATGGCCCTGGCTGCCCGCAGAGGAAAAGCTAGAGGTTTAGGTTGGGGTGTTACAAAATCTGAAAGAGAAAGATACCATGAAATGCTTAAACAGCTTGATCTAGGCTTGGAAGATAGACTTACAGCAAAGGTAGGCTTGCTTTCAGGAGGACAACGTCAGGCCCTTACACTTCTTATGGCAACTATCCAGAAGCCAAAGGTGTTACTTCTAGATGAGCATACAGCCGCTCTTGACCCAAAGACTGCAGCAAAAGTCCTAGAAATAACGGATATGCTGATTAAAGAGAATAACCTTACAGCCATGATGGTAACTCACAACATGAGAGATGCTATTCATTACGGAAATCGACTTATTATGATGAACGAAGGCAGAGTTATTCTTAATATCTCCGGAGAAGAGAAAAAGAATCTTACAATTGAGGATCTCTTACATAAATTTGAAGAGGTATCTGGAACAGAGTTCACTAATGATACTGAAATCTTATCAAAGTAA
- the ftsH gene encoding ATP-dependent zinc metalloprotease FtsH: MNENNNNQNGGDKKNNRQPFYTLGILVLVALFFTSMVYRGASSNSNQEITYTEFLQLVEDDKVAEVNFDNDVINITLVEGETYGMSSDEASALQQIYESTGQSTSVKLYTAYLRDDDLLDKLDEHGVEYEGTIADSTAAIIYNVLSFVLPIVLLWVLLGFFMKRMGGGPMGVGKSNAKLYNMEKATGVTFKDVAGQDEAKESVQEMVDFLHNPRKYTEIGAKLPKGALLVGPPGTGKTLLAKAVAGEAGVPFFSLAGSDFVEMFVGVGASRVRDLFKEAQKVAPCIVFIDEIDAIGKSRDAHYGGGNDEREQTLNQLLSEMDGFDSNKGLLILAATNRPEVLDKALLRPGRFDRRIIVDKPDQKGRLEILKVHAKDVKMDETVDLDAIALASVGLVGSDLANIINEAAILAVKDKRKFVNQKDLFEAFELVAVGGKEKKDRAMSEKERKIVSYHEVGHALVSALQKDAEPVQKITIVPRTMGALGYTLQTPEEEKFLETKDELIAKIVTYMGGRAAEDIKFGSYTSGAANDIEQATKIARAMVTRFGMSDKFGMMGLATVESQYLDGRASLICGENTAAEIDKEVLQMITDAYAKAKQLLADNMECLDKISDYLFEHETITGKEFMSIFREIKGIPDPEEKKEPERHSLFDDVNDPQNVVADSIFDE; this comes from the coding sequence GTGAACGAGAATAATAACAACCAAAATGGTGGAGATAAAAAGAATAATCGTCAGCCTTTCTACACATTAGGAATACTAGTGCTTGTGGCACTTTTCTTTACTAGCATGGTGTATAGAGGGGCTAGTTCAAATTCAAATCAGGAGATTACTTACACAGAGTTTTTACAGCTTGTTGAAGACGACAAAGTTGCGGAAGTAAATTTTGATAACGACGTTATCAATATCACTCTTGTTGAAGGCGAAACATACGGCATGTCATCTGACGAGGCTAGTGCACTTCAGCAGATTTACGAGAGCACAGGCCAGTCTACATCAGTCAAGCTTTATACAGCATATCTTCGTGATGATGATTTGCTTGATAAGTTGGATGAGCACGGTGTAGAGTACGAGGGTACAATTGCTGACTCCACAGCAGCAATTATCTATAATGTCCTTTCATTTGTACTTCCAATTGTATTGTTATGGGTACTTCTTGGTTTCTTTATGAAACGTATGGGTGGTGGCCCAATGGGAGTCGGCAAATCAAATGCCAAGCTTTACAATATGGAAAAAGCTACAGGTGTTACATTCAAGGATGTAGCAGGACAGGATGAGGCAAAGGAGTCTGTACAAGAAATGGTAGACTTCCTTCACAATCCTCGTAAATATACAGAAATTGGTGCCAAGCTTCCAAAGGGTGCTCTTTTAGTAGGCCCTCCAGGAACAGGTAAAACTCTTCTTGCAAAAGCAGTTGCAGGTGAAGCAGGAGTTCCATTCTTCTCACTTGCAGGTTCTGATTTCGTAGAGATGTTTGTTGGTGTTGGTGCTTCACGTGTTCGTGACCTTTTCAAGGAAGCTCAGAAAGTAGCGCCATGTATCGTTTTCATCGACGAGATTGATGCCATTGGTAAGAGTCGTGACGCTCATTACGGCGGCGGTAACGACGAGCGTGAGCAGACATTAAATCAGCTCCTTTCAGAGATGGATGGTTTTGATTCTAACAAGGGATTACTTATTCTTGCAGCTACAAATAGACCAGAAGTGCTTGATAAAGCTTTACTTCGTCCAGGTCGTTTTGATAGACGAATCATCGTAGATAAGCCTGATCAAAAGGGCCGTCTTGAAATCCTCAAAGTTCATGCAAAGGATGTAAAGATGGATGAAACAGTTGATTTGGATGCTATTGCACTTGCATCAGTAGGTCTTGTTGGTTCTGATTTGGCAAACATTATCAACGAAGCTGCAATTTTAGCAGTCAAAGATAAGCGTAAGTTTGTAAATCAAAAAGACTTATTCGAAGCATTTGAACTTGTCGCAGTCGGCGGTAAGGAAAAGAAAGATAGAGCAATGAGTGAGAAAGAACGTAAAATCGTTTCATATCACGAAGTTGGACATGCTCTTGTTTCTGCATTACAAAAGGATGCTGAGCCAGTTCAAAAGATTACAATTGTTCCTAGAACAATGGGAGCATTGGGATACACACTTCAGACACCAGAAGAAGAAAAGTTCCTTGAAACCAAGGACGAGCTAATTGCAAAGATTGTTACTTACATGGGCGGTCGTGCGGCAGAAGATATTAAGTTTGGCTCATATACATCAGGAGCAGCAAATGATATCGAGCAGGCTACAAAGATTGCCAGAGCGATGGTTACTCGATTTGGTATGTCTGATAAGTTTGGAATGATGGGACTTGCAACAGTAGAGAGCCAGTATCTCGATGGCAGAGCATCATTAATCTGTGGCGAAAACACAGCAGCTGAAATAGATAAAGAAGTTCTTCAGATGATTACAGATGCTTATGCAAAAGCAAAGCAGCTTCTTGCAGATAACATGGAATGTCTTGATAAGATTTCCGACTATCTATTTGAACACGAGACAATCACAGGTAAGGAATTCATGTCAATCTTCAGAGAAATAAAAGGAATTCCAGACCCAGAAGAAAAGAAAGAGCCAGAAAGACATAGTCTTTTTGATGATGTTAATGACCCACAGAATGTGGTAGCAGATAGTATTTTTGATGAGTAA
- the uvrC gene encoding excinuclease ABC subunit UvrC, which produces MVTEKDLSKLPDQPGVYLMHGKNDEIIYVGKALSLRHRVRQYFQPSHDEGLKKKQMVANIDYFEFIVTDSELEALILECNLIKEYRPKYNTMLRDDKTYPYIEVTLQEAYPRVLFSRRMKKNGSKFFGPFTSAGAVHDTIELVQKLYKIRTCSQKLPENFGKNRPCLNYHIGQCLGPCQGNVPVEEYRKNVEKVIEFLNGDYADTIKDLQRKMLAASEDMDYEKAALYRDLIESVKACAGRQKATQLDGEDRDIIAMAKGKEDAVVQVFFIRGGKMIGREHFFINVRVDDTDEDLLEYFLKDYYTGTPFIPREIFVQFEMTESELIETWLTNKKGSRVYIRTPKRGAKEKLVELAAKNAQMVLDQDREKIKKEEGRTIGAMKEIADILGLPGASRMEAYDISNISGFQSVGSMVVFEKGKPKRSDYRKFKIKTVEGPNDYASMHEVLTRRFSHGIEELEENGGVIEDSFTKFPDVIMMDGGKGQVHIAEQVMSELGLHIPIAGMVKDDHHRTRGLYYRDEEIPIDTHSEGFQLITRLQDEAHRFAIEYHRSLRSKGQVHSFLDDIEGIGPKRRKALMKKYVSAEKMANATVEDLMDTESMSKEAAENVYNYFHPINSAENELK; this is translated from the coding sequence ATGGTAACTGAAAAAGACCTTAGTAAACTCCCGGATCAACCGGGAGTTTATCTAATGCACGGGAAAAATGATGAAATTATATATGTAGGTAAAGCGTTGTCCCTTCGTCACAGAGTGAGACAGTACTTTCAACCGAGCCATGATGAGGGCCTCAAGAAAAAGCAGATGGTGGCAAATATTGATTATTTCGAGTTTATAGTCACTGACTCTGAATTAGAGGCTCTTATTTTAGAATGTAATTTAATAAAGGAATATCGTCCGAAATATAACACAATGCTTCGTGACGATAAGACTTACCCATATATCGAGGTCACTTTACAGGAAGCATATCCAAGGGTTTTGTTCTCCAGAAGGATGAAAAAGAATGGCAGCAAATTTTTCGGTCCATTCACATCTGCGGGAGCTGTTCATGACACTATCGAGTTGGTTCAAAAGCTATACAAGATACGTACATGCTCACAGAAACTGCCAGAGAATTTTGGAAAAAACAGACCATGCTTAAATTATCATATTGGACAGTGCTTAGGTCCTTGTCAGGGAAATGTTCCTGTAGAAGAGTATCGTAAAAACGTAGAAAAGGTAATCGAGTTTTTAAACGGAGATTATGCTGACACAATAAAAGATTTACAAAGAAAAATGCTTGCGGCATCAGAGGATATGGACTACGAAAAGGCTGCCCTTTACAGAGATTTGATTGAATCAGTAAAGGCTTGCGCAGGAAGACAAAAAGCTACTCAGCTAGATGGAGAGGATAGAGATATCATCGCTATGGCTAAAGGCAAAGAAGATGCTGTTGTTCAGGTATTCTTTATTCGTGGCGGCAAAATGATTGGCAGAGAGCATTTCTTTATAAATGTTCGTGTGGATGATACAGATGAAGATTTGCTTGAGTATTTCCTTAAGGATTACTACACAGGTACACCATTTATTCCTAGAGAAATTTTTGTTCAGTTTGAAATGACTGAATCAGAATTAATCGAGACATGGCTCACAAATAAAAAAGGCTCTAGAGTTTACATAAGAACGCCTAAGCGTGGGGCAAAGGAAAAGCTTGTGGAGCTTGCAGCTAAAAATGCTCAGATGGTTTTGGATCAGGATAGAGAAAAAATAAAAAAAGAAGAGGGCAGAACAATTGGAGCCATGAAGGAAATAGCAGATATTCTAGGACTTCCTGGAGCAAGCAGAATGGAGGCCTACGATATTTCAAATATTTCCGGATTCCAATCAGTTGGTTCCATGGTAGTGTTTGAAAAAGGCAAGCCAAAACGCTCAGATTACCGTAAATTCAAAATCAAAACAGTTGAAGGTCCAAATGATTATGCATCCATGCACGAAGTGCTCACACGCCGTTTTTCACATGGAATTGAGGAACTTGAAGAAAATGGTGGCGTAATCGAAGACAGCTTTACCAAGTTTCCTGATGTTATAATGATGGATGGTGGTAAGGGACAGGTTCATATCGCCGAGCAGGTTATGTCAGAACTTGGCCTTCATATTCCTATAGCAGGTATGGTAAAGGATGATCATCATAGAACGAGAGGCCTTTACTATAGAGACGAAGAAATACCGATAGATACTCACTCTGAAGGCTTCCAGTTAATCACAAGACTTCAGGATGAAGCACACCGATTTGCAATTGAATATCATCGAAGCCTTAGAAGTAAAGGCCAGGTTCACAGTTTTCTTGACGATATTGAGGGAATCGGTCCAAAGAGGCGAAAAGCCCTTATGAAAAAATATGTTTCTGCAGAAAAAATGGCAAATGCCACAGTGGAAGATTTAATGGATACAGAATCTATGAGCAAAGAAGCGGCAGAGAATGTATACAATTACTTTCACCCTATTAATTCCGCAGAAAATGAGCTAAAATAA